The Cytobacillus oceanisediminis genomic interval CAAAACTGCCCCTGGATGTTCATTTGATGATAGAAGATCCGGATAACTACATTGAGGCATTTGCTAATGCGGGGGCAGATTATATCACTGTACATGCAGAAGCTTGCAAACACCTTCACAGAACAATTCATTTTATTAAATCTTTTGGCGTCAAGGCAGGAGTGGTTCTTAACCCGGCTACACCAGTTAATATGATAGAGCATGTTATTGATGATATTGATATGGTATTGCTTATGTCTGTTAATCCTGGTTTTGGAGGACAAGAATTCATCCATGGCGTTCTTCCTAAGATTGAGGCCGTTAAGAAAATGGCTGACGCAAAAGGTCTAAATATTGAAATTGAAGTGGACGGCGGAGTGAATGAAGAAACAGCACAATTGTGCATTGAAGCTGGAGCCAATGTGCTTGTTGCCGGGTCGGCAATTTATAATCAGAAAGACAGAGCCGGGGCGATTGCTGCTTTAAAAGGTTCGAAATAAAAAAGGGCCAGCTGGAATACAGCTGGCTTTTTGACAAAATAAGTTAATATAATATTTTGAAGGTCGATAACTGTCTAGCTCCACCGCCTACCCCCTCGAGGTCACAAGCCAATCCTCCCATAAAGGCAAAGAACGCCTTTCCGTGAGGCTCGTCTTGTGCTTGTCGGGGGTGAGCAAGGCGCTTCCGCTTTTCTATATCATGAATGGAGCAATGTGAAATGATTATAAATATTTTAGCTGGCGGCCCTGAGGATTTGCTGCCTGAACTGTCTTCGTTCAGTGTTGCTGCTGACATTTGGGTCGGGGTAGATAGAGGAGTGCTTACACTCATTCAAAATGGCATACAGCCGACAATGGCATTTGGCGATTTTGATTCTGTTTCAAATGAAGAACTATTAATCATTGAAGAAAAAGTAAAAGAGCTGAACAGGTTCAAGCCGGAGAAAGACGAAACCGACATGGAGCTTGCCCTGAATTGGGCACTGGGCCAAAATCCTGAAAAAATCCGATTGTTTGGCGCCACAGGCGGCCGGCTTGACCACTTATTTGCAAATATTCAGCTGTTAATAAAGCCTGTACTTGCAAAAAACCTTGTTTCTGTCGAAATTATTGACAAAAAGAATAAGATTTATATTAAAGGTCCAGGTGAATACATCATAAAGCAAAATCCAAAATTCAAATACATTTCTTTTGTCCCGATCACAATGGAAATTAAAGGCCTCACATTAAGAAATTTCAAGTATCCGCTCACGGATCGAACTGTCCCTGCCGGCTCTACTCTTTGTATCAGCAATGAACTTATTGATGATTGTGGTACTTTTTCTTTTACTGAAGGCATATTAATGGTTGTAAGAAGCAAGGATTAAGCGCCGGGCCTGTGCTGCCCTGCAAGGTGCTGGGGAGCAGGATATAAGTCTTAGCATGAATTGCTTTCTGATCATTTTTTGTATTCATGAGTACTCATCTTTCATTATTTGAATAAGATGGTAAAGACGATTTAAGGACAGAATGGATGCGTAAGATCGTGAGGAGGGACACGAGTAATGAGATTTTATACAATCAAACTTCCTAAATTTTTAGGGGGCATTGTGCGTGCCATGTTAGGGACCTTCAAAAAGGGGTAAACACCCATAAATGAAAAAGAAAATAGCATCAAAACTGGGCACCTCTCTGGGGTGCTTTTATTTTTTGACTGAATGGGGGAGAATGATAGTGGATTATAAAAAGGAAAATAAAAAGGACATCCTAAAAGGATGTCCCTGAGCAGATTAAACTCGCTCAACTTTACCTGATTTAAGTGCTCTTGCAGAAACCCAAACACGTTTAGGTTTACCGTCTACAAGAATACGTACCTTTTGAAGGTTAGCACCCCAAGTACGCTTGTTAGCGTTCATCGCGTGAGAACGTGCGTTACCTGAAGTTGTTTTTTTACCAGTTACAACACATTTGCGTGGCATGTATGTTTCCCTCCTTACTAAAAGCATAAGCTGAAACTATTTTTCAATGCTTTCATTTGCAATTGTCAGATTCATCCATCTGAATTAATGAGGAATTCCTTTTCGGATTTCGACATTAAAAGATACTTTAATAATTTATCATACAACCCTTCTGATTGCAATAGTTTGCTTTCAAGAAAATTTCCTTGACATAGGGGCATGGAACATGAGCTATAATAGAGATGGGGAAGTATGACTTTCAATATTACAGCCCATATAGTAAAATATCATAAGGTATGCATAAAGCTTTGGAGTTAGAAAAATCGCTGCCCTGCTGAAAAGGATGCATTCTCCTTTAACAGCAAGCTTGCCTCCATTTTAAAATTTAGGGGGAACGCCAGCGCTTTCGTAAATCGAGAACGCTTGAAGAAGCTTTTATTAAAAGCAATTTCCAAAGGGGGAACGAACCATGTCCATCGAATTAAAAACGAATTTCGGGCAAATTGATATCTCTAATGACGTAATTGCAACAATAGCAGGCGGAGCAGCAGTTGACTGCTACGGCATCGTAGGGATGGCCTCTAAAAATCAAATTAAAGATGGCCTTACAGATATACTTCGAAAAGAGAATTTTACCCGCGGTGTAATTGTCCGCCAGGAAGAAGATGAAGTACATATCGATATGTATATTATTGTAAGTTACGGAACGAAAATTTCCGAGGTTGCCCACAATGTGCAATCTAAAGTGAAATACACCCTTGATAAAACAGTTGGGCTTAGCACGGACTCGGTTAATATTTACGTTCAGGGAGTTCGTGTAACGAACCCGTAGTGAGGAGGAAAGACTTGTGTCAAAAAGAGATTTAGATGGGAAGCTTTTTGCCGAAATGGTCATACAAGGAGCGAACCATTTATCTGCTAATGCAAAATTAGTGGATGCGTTAAATGTTTTCCCTGTTCCTGATGGAGACACAGGAACGAACATGAATTTGTCAATGACTTCCGGTGCAAAGGAAGTAAAAGCTAATATTCAGGAACATATTGGGAAGGTGGGCTCTGCTCTTTCTAAAGGTTTGCTGATGGGGGCCCGCGGGAACTCTGGAGTAATTCTCTCCCAGCTGTTCCGAGGCTTCTCGAAATACATTGAACAGAAATCATCCATCAATGGTAAAGAGTTTGCTGATGCCTTGAATTCAGGTGTAGAGACTGCTTATAAAGCAGTGATGAAGCCAGTTGAAGGAACAATCTTAACCGTTGCTAAAGATTCCGCTAAAAAAGCGGTGCAGGCTGCAAAAAATGAAGATGATATCATAGTGATTATGGAGGAAGTTTTAAAAGAAGCAAGGGCTTCTTTAAACCGCACTCCGGATCTTCTTCCAGTCTTAAAAGAAGTTGGGGTTGTAGACAGCGGCGGCCAGGGTCTTGTTTTTGTATATGAAGGATTCCTTGCCGAGCTCAAGGGCGAAAAACTTCCTGATACACCAGCAGCCCTTCCCAAGATGGATGACCTGGTTAGCGCAGAACACCATAAAAATGTTCATAGTTTTATGAACACTGAAGATATTGAATTTGGTTATTGCACTGAGTTTATGGTCAAGTTCGAAACTGAAAAGCTATCTGCTAATCCTTTCTCAGAAGACAAGTTCCGCCAGGACTTAAGCAAATATGGCGACTCGCTTCTTGTGATTGCGGATGAACAGCTTGTAAAAGTACATATCCACTCTGAACAGCCGGGGGATTGCCTGACATACGGACAGCGCTACGGCAGCTTAATCAATATGAAGATTGAAAACATGCGCCAGCAGCACACCAATTTGATCGAAGACGTCCCTACTCCTTTGGCAGCTGAAGCTAAGCCAAAGGAAAAGCAGGAGTACGGAATCGTGACAGTATCAATGGGAAGCGGGATTGCAGGTCTTTTCCGAAGTATTGGGGCACACGCAGTCATTGAGGGCGGCCAGACGATGAATCCCAGTACGAAAGATATCGTAAAGGCCATCAAAGAAGTGAATGCCAAGAAAGTAATCATTTTGCCTAACAATAAAAATATCATCATGGCTGCACAGCAGGCTGCAGAAGTGACTGAAGAAGAAGCAGTGGTTGTTCCTTCCAAGACCGTTCCTCAGGGAATGGCAGCCCTGCTTGCTTTTAACCCAAGTGCCGGTCTTGCAGAAAATGAAGAAGGCATGACAGACGCCCTTCAGCATGTGAAGACAGGCCAAATTACATTTGCTGTCCGTGATACAAGCATCGATGGCCTTGAAATTGAAAAAGATGATTTCATGGGCATCGCAGATGGGAAAATTGTTGTCAAGAACAAGGATAGAGTTCAGGCTGCCAAAGATCTTCTCGATGGAATGATTGATGAAGACTCTGAGATCCTAACCGTATTAAAAGGTGAAGATGCGGCAGAAGAGGAAGTGGAGGCACTTATCAGCTATATTGAAGATAAGTATGAAGATGTTGAAGTCGAAGTCCATGATGGCAAACAGCCGCTGTACTCTTTTATTTTCTCAATTGAATAACCAATAAACAAAGCGAGGGCCCAGCCTTCGCTTTTGTCCATTTTAAACGTTTATATTTTAGTGAGCTTCGGAAATATTAATTTATTTGGTTAAAGATTACTTACTTGCATATTTAAATTGTAATGTGCTAGGTATAAAGCAGGCGTTACATAAGCCTGCAGTTAAAAGTAATTGAGCAGGGAGGGGTGGCGGACTGCCTTAAGAAATTATATTTGGCAGCCGTTCAATAAACGTGAATCCAAATTATAACCAGTCTGTTACAGCTGTTAAAGGCATTGGAGAGGAAACAGCAGAATCACTTGCTGAAATGAATATAATCACTGTAAAAGACTTGCTTGAATATTTTCCATATAGATATGAGGATTACAGGCTCAAGGACCTGGAAGAGATTAAGCATGATGAAAGAGTAACTGTGGAAGGAAAGGTCCATAGTGAACCTTCACTCGCCTATTATGGAAGGAAACGGTCCAGGCTGACTGTGAGAGTTCTTGTAGGCAGATATCTGATACAAGTGGTCATGTTTAATCAGCCATATTTAAAGAACAAAATTACATTGAACGAAACTGTTACAGTGACAGGCAAATGGGACCAGCACCGCCAGATCATTACAGCCAATGAATTAAAAATAGGAAATGCCTCCAATAACAAGGATTTTGAGCCGGTTTACGCTGTGAAAGGAAATATCACTGTCAAGGGAATAAGACGTTATATTAAACTGGCTTTTTCACAGTATGGGAATGAGATATCAGAAACTTTGCCTGAAAAATATCTTTTGCAATATAGGCTTTTAAATAGGCGAGATGCTATGAGATCGCTTCATTTTCCTGCCAATGATCAGGAACTTAAACAGGGGAGACGGCGTTTTGTTTATGAAGAATTCTTCTATTTTCAATTAAAAATGCAGGCATTAAGAAAGATTGAAAGAGAGCAGTCTAAAGGGATTGCGCAAGCTTATGATCTTTCGAGGCTGATGGGATTTATAGACTCCCTGCCATTTGCATTAACCAGCGCCCAGAAAAGGGTAGTTAATGAGATCCTGTCTGATATGAAATCGCCTTATCGGATGAACAGGCTACTGCAGGGGGATGTTGGTTCCGGCAAAACGGCTGTTGCGGCGATCGCACTATTTGCCAGCAGGACAGCAGACTTCCAGGGAGCTTTAATGGTTCCGACCGAAATCCTGGCAGAGCAGCATGCGGAATCTTTAAAGACGATGCTTGAGCCATTTGGCTTGCGATGTGAACTCCTGACAAGCTCCGTCAAAGGAAAGCGCAGAAGAGAAATTCTTCAGCATCTTAAGGATGGAGAAATTGATGTTCTTATAGGCACACATGCACTTATCCAGGAAGAAGTGGAATTTAATAAACTGGGACTTGTTATTACTGATGAACAGCATAGATTTGGTGTCGGGCAGCGGCGCATCCTCAGGGAAAAAGGCGAAAATCCAGATGTTCTGTTTATGACTGCCACGCCAATCCCGAGAACATTGGCCATTACTGTTTTTGGGGAAATGGATGTTTCCATTATTGATGAAATGCCGGCAGGGCGAAAAGCGATTGAAACCTATTGGGCAAAACCTGAAATGCTTGATAGGGTACTTGGCTTTATGGAAAAGGAGCTTTCAGCAGGCCAGCAAGTATATGTGATCTGTCCCCTAATTGAGGAGTCGGACAAACTGGATGTTCAAAACGCTATAGATGTCCATGCAACATTGATGCATCATTTTCATGGCCGCTATGATGTCGGCCTCATGCATGGCAGGCTTCATCCAGATGAAAAAGAAAATGTCATGAAGGCTTTTAGCCGAAATGAAACTCAAATTCTTGTTTCTACTACGGTTGTCGAGGTGGGTGTAAATGTCCCAAATGCAACGATGATGGTGATCTATGATGCCGAGCGGTTTGGACTTGCACAGCTGCACCAATTAAGGGGCAGGGTAGGAAGAGGAGATAAACAATCTTATTGTGTTCTTTTAGCTGACCCCAAATCGGAAGTTGGAAAAGAACGCATGAAAATCATGACAGAAACCAATGACGGATTCGCTCTAAGTGAAAAGGACCTGGAGCTGAGAGGGCCTGGGGACTTTTTCGGAAAAAAACAAAGCGGGCTCCCGGAATTTAAAGTCGCCGATATGGTCCATGATTACCGCGCTCTCGAAACCGCCAGAAACGATGCAGCTTCTCTTGTTGAATCCCCTGAATTCTGGTATTCAGATGAGTACCTTCCTTTGAAAAATTATTTAAAGGAAACAGGAGTGCTGGAAGGGGAAAAACTGGACTAGGATTAAGGGTAAACAAGCAGATTGCAGAAAAGTTCTTTCTTGCAATCTGCTTTTTTTGATTATATACTACTATTAGTACCTAGTCTTAATATCT includes:
- the rpe gene encoding ribulose-phosphate 3-epimerase — translated: MVKIAPSILSADFSKLGEEIKDVERGGADYIHVDVMDGHFVPNITIGPLIVDAIRPVTKLPLDVHLMIEDPDNYIEAFANAGADYITVHAEACKHLHRTIHFIKSFGVKAGVVLNPATPVNMIEHVIDDIDMVLLMSVNPGFGGQEFIHGVLPKIEAVKKMADAKGLNIEIEVDGGVNEETAQLCIEAGANVLVAGSAIYNQKDRAGAIAALKGSK
- a CDS encoding thiamine diphosphokinase, with amino-acid sequence MIINILAGGPEDLLPELSSFSVAADIWVGVDRGVLTLIQNGIQPTMAFGDFDSVSNEELLIIEEKVKELNRFKPEKDETDMELALNWALGQNPEKIRLFGATGGRLDHLFANIQLLIKPVLAKNLVSVEIIDKKNKIYIKGPGEYIIKQNPKFKYISFVPITMEIKGLTLRNFKYPLTDRTVPAGSTLCISNELIDDCGTFSFTEGILMVVRSKD
- the spoVM gene encoding stage V sporulation protein SpoVM; its protein translation is MRFYTIKLPKFLGGIVRAMLGTFKKG
- the rpmB gene encoding 50S ribosomal protein L28, with the translated sequence MPRKCVVTGKKTTSGNARSHAMNANKRTWGANLQKVRILVDGKPKRVWVSARALKSGKVERV
- a CDS encoding Asp23/Gls24 family envelope stress response protein; its protein translation is MSIELKTNFGQIDISNDVIATIAGGAAVDCYGIVGMASKNQIKDGLTDILRKENFTRGVIVRQEEDEVHIDMYIIVSYGTKISEVAHNVQSKVKYTLDKTVGLSTDSVNIYVQGVRVTNP
- a CDS encoding DAK2 domain-containing protein; the encoded protein is MSKRDLDGKLFAEMVIQGANHLSANAKLVDALNVFPVPDGDTGTNMNLSMTSGAKEVKANIQEHIGKVGSALSKGLLMGARGNSGVILSQLFRGFSKYIEQKSSINGKEFADALNSGVETAYKAVMKPVEGTILTVAKDSAKKAVQAAKNEDDIIVIMEEVLKEARASLNRTPDLLPVLKEVGVVDSGGQGLVFVYEGFLAELKGEKLPDTPAALPKMDDLVSAEHHKNVHSFMNTEDIEFGYCTEFMVKFETEKLSANPFSEDKFRQDLSKYGDSLLVIADEQLVKVHIHSEQPGDCLTYGQRYGSLINMKIENMRQQHTNLIEDVPTPLAAEAKPKEKQEYGIVTVSMGSGIAGLFRSIGAHAVIEGGQTMNPSTKDIVKAIKEVNAKKVIILPNNKNIIMAAQQAAEVTEEEAVVVPSKTVPQGMAALLAFNPSAGLAENEEGMTDALQHVKTGQITFAVRDTSIDGLEIEKDDFMGIADGKIVVKNKDRVQAAKDLLDGMIDEDSEILTVLKGEDAAEEEVEALISYIEDKYEDVEVEVHDGKQPLYSFIFSIE
- the recG gene encoding ATP-dependent DNA helicase RecG yields the protein MNPNYNQSVTAVKGIGEETAESLAEMNIITVKDLLEYFPYRYEDYRLKDLEEIKHDERVTVEGKVHSEPSLAYYGRKRSRLTVRVLVGRYLIQVVMFNQPYLKNKITLNETVTVTGKWDQHRQIITANELKIGNASNNKDFEPVYAVKGNITVKGIRRYIKLAFSQYGNEISETLPEKYLLQYRLLNRRDAMRSLHFPANDQELKQGRRRFVYEEFFYFQLKMQALRKIEREQSKGIAQAYDLSRLMGFIDSLPFALTSAQKRVVNEILSDMKSPYRMNRLLQGDVGSGKTAVAAIALFASRTADFQGALMVPTEILAEQHAESLKTMLEPFGLRCELLTSSVKGKRRREILQHLKDGEIDVLIGTHALIQEEVEFNKLGLVITDEQHRFGVGQRRILREKGENPDVLFMTATPIPRTLAITVFGEMDVSIIDEMPAGRKAIETYWAKPEMLDRVLGFMEKELSAGQQVYVICPLIEESDKLDVQNAIDVHATLMHHFHGRYDVGLMHGRLHPDEKENVMKAFSRNETQILVSTTVVEVGVNVPNATMMVIYDAERFGLAQLHQLRGRVGRGDKQSYCVLLADPKSEVGKERMKIMTETNDGFALSEKDLELRGPGDFFGKKQSGLPEFKVADMVHDYRALETARNDAASLVESPEFWYSDEYLPLKNYLKETGVLEGEKLD